A stretch of Pseudoliparis swirei isolate HS2019 ecotype Mariana Trench chromosome 14, NWPU_hadal_v1, whole genome shotgun sequence DNA encodes these proteins:
- the LOC130204784 gene encoding kalirin-like: MRGSKWDSVKPVLLTLQESFSCSVHAALLIKPDTFWQKHKTNLGSAKLSFETSLVSVEGLSRLVDPSQLTSDLGGSLEYDHVEWTELRLGLEEFTGAATQLLAQLEQLEAGLSRMPEPKDIEEARRLLEEHARLRNAVSTAPVDSLEREGRSLLQRMRLGPSQGDAPSEGGGSHGSWLSGGADFQSVAPRVSALLQQLQAARTLLLQSWSDRKLHLEQALQLHLFQQDAAKNGSVNVDSVVTVATRLAEAGHYGAERIAAVSSRLQDDWKTLTTALEERGNTLAMATGFHQGAEQDHQDLDLALTPNSLSDSDPEVNLTDPGQQVSDEKRRSARKKEYIMAELLQTERVYVRDLQECIETYLWEMTSGSEDVPPGLSSRDDTVFGNIQDLYEFHNSIFLKELENYEQLPEDVGHCFVTWADKFHMYVTYCRNKPDSSLLIQQHGAGFFQEVQRRHGLTNSISSALIKPVQRITKYQLLLKELLACCEEGKGEIREGLDVMLSVPKRANDAMHVSMLEGLEEGLEVQGELLLQDSFLVWEPKSLIRKGRERHLFLFELSLLFSKDIKDSTGRTKYLYKSRLRTSELGVTEHIEGDPCKFALWVGRTPTSDNKTVLKASSLELKQEWVRSIRQVIQERRGHLRGALREPIPLPKTPNPTLGRQRSINRRETSEDADSLGDASSQPDTVSIASRTSQNSDKLSGGCELVVVLLDFSPGGPGELGVRCGQTVELVERSAERPGWCLVRTTDQTPPQEGSLPLSALCLSHSHSAADMEALIPASTSSSSSSSSSGTSSTTTSSSSTTTTSSSSSSSSSSSSCSAGRDSGVFDGLQTSSQSAAYGVGVASVGVASAGAVGSPGAKRSGSGTGNTLKRWLTSPVRRLSQGKADGQKKPPIRTRRRDNRTEVTTPLTGNAQKAKKEEAGLSGGEEEPEEESHTPLPPPMQIIKDPNNPKAPDSDQGSNESDSEQRTKALRGRMFVVNEMVQSEKDYVKDLAVIVEGFMSRLEVRGIPEDLRGKDTMVFGNIQQIYDWHRDFFLVELDRCVQNHDLLADLFIRHERRLHMYVVYCQNKPRSEVIVIEYETFFEDIQNEISCRMSLSDYLIKPIQRITKYQLLLKDFLKYSSKAGMDCEEMEKAVELMSLVPKCCNDMMNLGRLQGYEGKLSSQGKLLQQETFCVWEQDGGVLSRSKECRVFLFEQLVIFSELQRKGSHNPGYQFKNSIKVSYLAMQACPDGEDPCKFVLWSRGSAERFTLQAAAASIKQTWAESIGTLLDAQSSFLSALQSPIEYQRKEGGMSVTRPLSSGRPPSAPPTPNGHALQPADGEQDDQVRIPVPLYPVRPPEVQTLSNCPPQELVLVLQDFAAVREDEISVFRGERVQVLASNQQGQSLVYRPANSDSPAAEGWVARSALHTH; the protein is encoded by the exons ATGCGTGGCAGTAAGTGGGACAGCGTGAAGCCGGTGCTGCTCACGCTGCAGGAGTCCTTCTCCTGCTCCGTCCACGCCGCGCTGCTCATCAAGCCCGACACGTTCTGGCAGAAGCACAAGACCAACCTGGGCAGCGCCAAGCTCAGCTTCGAG ACCAGCCTGGTGTCGGTGGAGGGCCTCTCCCGGCTCGTCGACCCCTcccagctgacctctgacctcggcgGCTCGTTGGAGTACGACCACGTGGAGTGGACCGAGCTGCGTCTGGGCCTGGAGGAGTTCACCGGCGCCGCCACGCAGCTGCTGGCCCagctggagcagctggaggccGGACTGAGCCGCATGCCGGAGCCAAAGGACATCGAGGAGGCCCGCAG GCTGCTGGAGGAACACGCTCGCCTCCGTAACGCCGTGTCCACGGCCCCAGTGGACTCCCTGGAGcgagaggggcggagcctcctcCAGCGCATGCGCCTGGGCCCGTCTCAGGGCGACGCCCCCAGCGAGGGCGGCGGTAGCCACGGCAGCTGGCTGTCGGGCGGGGCCGACTTCCAGAGCGTGGCGCCGAGGGTCTCCGccctgctgcagcagctgcaggcgGCCCGGACCCTCCTGCTGCAGAGCTGGAGCGACCGCAAGCTGCACCTGGAGCAGGCGCTGCAGCTGCACCTGTTCCAGCAGGACGCCGCCaag AACGGCAGCGTGAACGTGGACAGCGTGGTCACCGTGGCGACCCGGCTGGCGGAGGCCGGTCACTACGGCGCCGAGCGCATCGCCGCGGTGTCGTCACGGTTACAGGACGACTGGAAGACGCTGACGACGGCGCTAGAGGAGCGCGGCAACACGCTCGCCATGGCAACCGGcttccaccagggggcggagcag gaccaccaggacctggacctggcgCTGACCCCCAACAGCCTGTCGGACTCCGACCCCGAGGTCAACCTCACCGACCCGGGGCAGCAGGTCAGCGACGAGAAGCGCCGCTCGGCCCGCAAGAAGGA GTACATCATGGCCGAGCTGCTTCAAACGGAGAGAGTCTACGTCAGAGATCTGCAGGAGTGTATTGAG ACGTACCTGTGGGAGATGACGAGCGGCTCGGAGGACGTCCCGCCGGGCCTCAGCAGCCGGGACGACACGGTGTTCGGCAACATCCAGGACCTGTACGAGTTCCACAACAG tatcttcctgaaggagctggagaacTACGAGCAGCTCCCCGAGGACGTGGGCCACTGCTTCGTTACCTGG GCGGATAAGTTCCACATGTACGTGACGTACTGCAGAAACAAGCCGGACTCCAGTCTGCTGATCCAGCAGCACGGAGCGGGCTTCTTCCAG GAGGTCCAGAGGCGACACGGTCTCACCAACTCCATCTCCTCCGCCCTCATCAAGCCGGTCCAGAGGATCACCAAGTACCAGCTGCTGCTCAAG GAGCTGCTGGCGTGCTGCGAGGAGGGCAAGGGGGAGATCCGGGAGGGTCTGGACGTGATGCTGAGCGTCCCCAAGAGGGCCAACGACGCCATGCACGTCAGCATGCTGGAAG GTCTGGAGGAGGGTCTGGAGGTGCAGggggagctcctcctccaggactcCTTCCTGGTCTGGGAGCCCAAGTCCCTGatcaggaaggggagggagcgccacctcttcctcttcgaGCTGTCGCTCCTCTTCAGCAAGGACATCAAAGACTCCACCGGCAGGACCAAGTACCTCTACAAGAGCCGGCTGAGG acctcGGAGCTCGGGGTGACGGAGCACATCGAGGGGGATCCCTGTAAGTTCGCCCTGTGGGTCGGCCGCACGCCGACCTCCGACAACAAGACGGTGCTGAAG GCCTCGTCTCTGGAGCTGAAGCAGGAGTGGGTGCGCAGCATCCGCCAGGTGATCCAGGAGAGGCGGGGCCACCTGCGGGGGGCGCTGCGGGAGCCCATCCCCCTCCCCAAGACACCCAACCCCACCCTGGGGCGACAGCGCAGCATCAAccgcag GGAGACGAGTGAAGACGCAGACAGTCTGGGAGACGCCAGCAGCCAACCAGACACGGTGTCCATCGCCTCGAGAACCTCCCAGAACAGTGACaag CTGTCGGGCGGCTGTGAGCTGGTGGTGGTTCTGTTGGACTTCTCGCCCGGCGGCCCCGGGGAGCTGGGCGTGCGCTGCGGTCAGacggtggagctggtggagcgCTCGGCCGAGCGGCCCGGGTGGTGTCTGGTCAGGACCACGGATCAAACGCCCCCGCAG GAGGGCTCGCTGCCCTTGAGCGCCCTCTGCCTGTCGCACTCGCACAGTGCGGCCGACATGGAGGCGCTCATCCCggcttccacctcctcctcctcctcctcctcctcctcggggacctcttccaccaccacctcctcctcctccaccaccaccacctcttcctcctcctcctcctcctcctcctcctcctcctgcagtgcAGGGAGAG ACTCCGGCGTGTTCGACGGGCTCCAGACATccagtcaga gTGCAGCCTACggagtgggcgtggcctcagtgggcgtggcctcggcGGGCGCCGTCGGCTCCCCAGGAGCGAAACGCAGCGGCTCGGGAACCGGAAACACCCTGAAG CGCTGGCTCACGAGTCCCGTGCGGCGGCTCAGTCAGGGGAAGGCTGACGGGCAGAAGAAACCGCCAATCAGAACCAGGAGGCGGGACAATAGGACCGAGGTGACCACGCCCCTCACCGGCAACGCGCAg AAGGcgaagaaggaggaggcggggcttagcggaggggaggaggagccagaggaggagagccacACCCCTTTACCTCCTCCTATGCAGATCATAAAGGATCCCAACAACCCCAAG GCCCCGGACTCGGACCAGGGCTCCAACGAGTCGGACTCGGAGCAGAGGACCAAGGCGCTGAGGGGACGCAT GTTTGTGGTGAACGAGATGGTCCAATCAGAGAAGGACTACGTGAAGGACCTGGCGGTGATCGTGGAG GGCTTCATGTCCCGGCTGGAGGTCCGGGGGATCCCAGAGGACCTGAGGGGGAAGGACACGATGGTGTTCGGCAACATCCAGCAGATCTACGACTGGCACCGCGA CTTCTTCCTGGTGGAGTTGGACCGCTGCGTTCAGAACCATGACCTGCTGGCCGACCTCTTCATCAGACAT GAGCGACGCCTCCACATGTACGTGGTCTACTGCCAGAACAagccgaggtcagaggtcatcgtcATCGAGTACGAGACCTTCTTTGAG gacATCCAGAATGAGATCAGCTGCAGGATGTCACTCAGTGATTATCTGATCAAACCCATCCAGAGAATCACCAAATACCAGCTGCTGCTGAag GATTTCCTGAAGTATTCGTCCAAAGCCGGAATGGACTGTGaggagatggag aaagcGGTGGAGCTGATGTCGTTGGTGCCGAAGTGCTGCAACGACATGATGAACCTGGGCCGCCTGCAGGGATACGAG GGCAAGCTGAGCTCCCAGGGGAagctgctgcagcaggagacGTTCTGCGTGTGGGAGCAGGACGGGGGGGTTCTGTCCCGCAGCAAGGAGTGCCGCGTCTTCCTCTTCGAGCAGCTCGTCATCTTCAGCGAGCTGCAGCGCAAAGGCTCCCACAACCCGGGGTACCAGTTCAAGAACAGCATCAAG GTGAGTTACCTGGCGATGCAGGCCTGCCCGGACGGGGAGGACCCCTGTAAGTTCGTGCTGTGGTCCCGCGGCTCGGCGGAGCGCTTCACGCTGCAGGCGGCGGCCGCCAGCATCAAGCAGACGTGGGCGGAGTCTATCGGCACGCTGCTGGACGCGCAGAGCAGCTTCCTGTCAG CGCTCCAGTCCCCCATCGAGTACCAGAGGAAAGAGGGCGGGATGTCGGTGACCCGCCCTCTGTCGTCGGGGCGACCGCCGTCGGCCCCGCCCACGCCCAATGGCCACGCCCTCCAGCCCGCCGACGGCGAGCAGGACGACCAGGTTCGGATCCCCGTCCCCTTGTACCCCGTCAGACCTCCTGAGGTTCAGACCCTCTCTAACTGCCCCCCCCAggagctggtcctggtcctgcagGACTTCGCGGCGGTCCGGGAGGACGAGATCTCCGTGTTCCGGGGCGAGAGGGTTCAGGTCCTGGCCTCCAACCAGCAGGGCCAGAGCCTCGTGTACCGGCCGGCCAACAGCGACTCGCCGGCCGCCGAGGGCTGGGTGGCCCGCAGcgcgctgcacacacactga
- the bco1l gene encoding beta,beta-carotene 15,15'-dioxygenase, translating to MQSVFATNGSETPEPVSAPVEGCIPPWLQGTLLRNGPGLFSVGGSQYNHWFDGMALIHSFTFANGEVTYRSKFLKSETYKRNLKANRIVVSEFGTMIYPDPCQNIFSRAFTHLSNIISDFTDNNLINIIRYGEDYYASSEVNYMNQIDPATLETIGRINYRNHIALNLATAHPHYDDEGNTYNMGTAIMGLGLPKYVIFKVPATASDKEGRKPALRKVQQVCSIPFRSTLFPSYFHSFGMTDNYIVFVEQPFKLDVVRLATAYFRGVNWGSCLKFDKDDITLFHVVNRKTGKAVSTRFYGDALVVFHHVNAYEDDGHVVFDLIAYDNSHLYDMFYIRNMKQETDDFIKNNQSFSPPACQRFVLPLHVLKEAPRGSNMVTLTDTTAQATMQEDGSVFCRPETLFEGLELPGINYKFNAKKYRYFYGSRVELSPHPNKMVKFDIVTRRHVEWTQENCFPSEPVFVASPGAVEEDDGVILSSVVSADPKVSPFLLVLDAKTWEEMGRASIPVQVHMDLHGLFIPAAV from the exons ATGCAGTCCGTCTTCGCCACCAACGGCTCGGAGACCCCGGAGCCGGTGAGCGCGCCGGTGGAAG gGTGCATCCCGCCCTGGCTGCAGGGCACCCTGCTGAGGAACGGCCCCGGGCTCTTCTCCGTGGGCGGGTCCCAGTACAACCACTGGTTCGACGGCATGGCGCTCATCCACAGCTTCACCTTCGCCAACG GGGAGGTGACGTACAGGAGCAAGTTCCTGAAGAGCGAGACGTACAAGCGGAACCTCAAGGCCAACAGGATCGTCGTCTCGGAGTTCGGAACCATGATCTACCCGGATCCCTGCCAAAACATCTTCTCCAG GGCCTTCACGCACCTCAGCAACATCATCTCCGACTTCACCGATAACAACCTGATCAACATCATCCGCTACGGTGAAGACTACTACGCCTCCTCCGAGGTCAACTACATGAACCAGATCGATCCTGCGACCCTGGAGACTATCGGCAGG ATCAACTACAGGAACCACATCGCTCTGAACCTGGCCACGGCTCACCCTCACTATGACGACGAGGGCAACACCTACAACATGGGCACGGCCATCATGGGCCTGGGCCTGCCCAAGTACGTCATCTTCAAAGTCCCCGCGACGGCTTCAG ATAAAGAGGGCAGGAAGCCGGCGCTGAGGAAGGTCCAGCAGGTGTGTTCCATCCCGTTCCGGTCCACTCTGTTCCCGAGTTACTTCCACAGCTTCGGCATGACCGACAACTACATCGTGTTCGTGGAGCAGCCCTTCAAACTGGACGTGGTCAGACTGGCCACCGCCTACTTCAGAGGGGTCAACTGGGGGAGCTGCCTCAAATTCGACAAGGACGACATT ACGTTGTTTCACGTCGTCAACAGAAAGACCGGAAAGGCCGTGTCCACCCGTTTCTACGGCGACGCCCTGGTGGTCTTTCACCACGTCAACGCGTACGAGGACGACGGCCACGTGGTGTTCGACCTGATCGCCTACGACAACAGCCACCTGTACGACATGTTCTACATCCGGAACATGAAGCAGGAGACCGACGACTTCATCAAGAACAACCAAAGCTTCTCGCCGCCGGCGTGCCAGCGGTTCGTCCTGCCGCTCCACGTCCTCAAG GAAGCCCCCAGAGGATCCAACATGGTGACCCTGACGGACACCACGGCCCAGGCCACGATGCAGGAGGACGGCTCCGTCTTCTGCCGGCCAGAGACTCTGTTTGAAG GTCTGGAGCTGCCGGGAATCAACTACAAGTTCAACGCTAAGAAGTACCGATACTTCTACGGCTCCAGGGTGGAGCTGTCGCCTCATCCCAACAAG ATGGTGAAGTTCGACATCGTCACCAGGCGCCACGTGGAGTGGACCCAGGAGAACTGCTTCCCCTCGGAGCCGGTGTTCGTGGCGTCTCCGGGAGCCGTGGAGGAAGACGACG GTGTGATCTTATCCTCCGTCGTCTCTGCGGACCCAAAGGTCTCTCCGTTCCTGCTCGTCCTCGACGCCAAGACCTGGGAGGAGATGGGCCGGGCCTCCATCCCGGTCCAGGTCCACATGGACCTCCACGGGCTCTTCATCCCGGCCGCCGTCTGA